From Paenibacillus sp. PK3_47, the proteins below share one genomic window:
- a CDS encoding argininosuccinate synthase, with protein MPKEKIVLAYSGGLDTSVILKWLKETYDAEIIAFTADIGQKEELDGLEEKALATGASKVYIDDLRDEFANDFIYPMFQAGALYEGQYLLGTSIARPLIAKRMVDIAIAEGATAIAHGATGKGNDQVRFELNAAALSPSIKVIAPWRLEEFRNQFPGRAEMIAYAEANGIPVQASAAKPYSMDRNLLHISYESGVLEDPWFDPSAPENKGMFLLSNAPEDAPDEAEYLELEFLKGNCVALNGEPLTPLEVMERLNELGGKHGIGRVDMVENRFVGMKSRGVYETPGGTILFTAHRKMESITMDREVMNLRDSLITRYSTLVYNGFWFAPERLALQALVEESQKNVTGTVRVKLYKGNIIGAGVKSPVSLYNPDIATMEADPTQAYDQGDATGFIRLNALRLKVSAGVAESNK; from the coding sequence ATGCCAAAAGAAAAAATCGTACTCGCCTATTCCGGCGGGCTGGATACCTCAGTCATCCTGAAATGGCTGAAAGAAACTTATGATGCGGAAATCATCGCTTTTACAGCGGACATCGGCCAGAAGGAAGAATTGGACGGCCTGGAGGAAAAAGCACTGGCCACCGGCGCATCCAAGGTCTACATAGACGATCTGCGCGACGAGTTCGCGAATGACTTCATCTACCCGATGTTCCAGGCGGGCGCTTTGTATGAAGGCCAATACCTGCTCGGCACCAGCATTGCCCGTCCGCTGATCGCTAAGCGTATGGTAGACATCGCTATCGCTGAGGGCGCCACAGCCATTGCCCACGGCGCGACTGGTAAAGGCAACGACCAGGTGCGCTTTGAGCTGAATGCAGCGGCACTGTCACCAAGCATCAAGGTCATTGCACCTTGGCGTCTGGAAGAGTTCCGCAACCAGTTCCCGGGCCGGGCCGAGATGATTGCCTATGCCGAAGCGAACGGGATTCCGGTTCAAGCCTCGGCAGCGAAGCCGTATTCCATGGACCGCAACCTGCTGCACATCAGCTATGAGAGCGGCGTGCTGGAGGATCCTTGGTTTGATCCGAGTGCACCGGAGAACAAAGGGATGTTCCTGCTCAGCAACGCGCCGGAGGATGCTCCGGATGAAGCGGAATATCTGGAGCTGGAATTCCTGAAGGGCAACTGTGTCGCGCTGAACGGTGAACCTCTGACTCCGCTGGAAGTTATGGAGAGGCTGAATGAGCTCGGCGGCAAGCACGGCATCGGACGCGTGGATATGGTGGAGAACCGTTTTGTCGGCATGAAGAGCCGCGGCGTATACGAGACACCGGGCGGTACCATCCTGTTCACTGCTCACCGCAAAATGGAGTCCATCACCATGGACCGTGAAGTCATGAATCTGCGCGACAGCCTGATTACCCGTTACAGCACACTGGTGTATAACGGCTTCTGGTTTGCACCTGAGCGTCTGGCGCTGCAGGCACTGGTGGAGGAGAGCCAGAAGAACGTAACCGGTACGGTGCGTGTGAAGCTCTACAAAGGCAACATCATCGGTGCCGGCGTGAAGAGTCCGGTCAGCCTGTACAATCCGGATATCGCGACTATGGAAGCCGATCCGACCCAGGCTTATGACCAGGGGGATGCGACAGGCTTTATCCGTCTCAACGCCCTGCGTCTGAAGGTCTCGGCAGGTGTGGCGGAGTCGAACAAATAA